The Geodermatophilaceae bacterium NBWT11 genome has a segment encoding these proteins:
- a CDS encoding UdgX family uracil-DNA binding protein (This protein belongs to the uracil DNA glycosylase superfamily, members of which act in excision repair of DNA. However, it belongs more specifically to UdgX branch, whose founding member was found to bind uracil in DNA (where it does not belong), without cleaving it, appears to promote DNA repair by a pathway involving RecA, rather than base excision.), with protein sequence MPSTAPVPTDAGLSQLRHAAAGCQACELWEPATQTVFGEGPETARVVFVGEQPGDQEDRAGEPFVGPSGKLLDRALEAAAIDRRDAYVTNAVKHFRFEPRGKRRIHQSPNAEHLQACRPWLAAEFAVLQPEVVVCLGAVAAKALISPSFRITRERGQLLPWTPPGATWHEDDEDGAPAQTWVIATTHPSAVLRTPEEERPAAFDAMVADLRVVATALA encoded by the coding sequence ATGCCCTCCACCGCCCCCGTGCCCACCGACGCCGGGCTGTCCCAGCTGCGCCACGCCGCCGCCGGGTGCCAGGCGTGCGAGCTGTGGGAGCCGGCCACCCAGACCGTCTTCGGCGAGGGCCCGGAGACCGCGCGGGTGGTCTTCGTCGGCGAGCAGCCCGGTGACCAGGAGGACCGCGCCGGCGAGCCGTTCGTCGGCCCCAGCGGCAAGCTGCTCGACCGGGCGCTGGAGGCCGCGGCCATCGACCGCCGGGACGCCTACGTCACCAACGCGGTCAAGCACTTCCGCTTCGAGCCGCGCGGCAAGCGCCGCATCCACCAGTCGCCGAACGCCGAGCACCTGCAGGCCTGCCGTCCGTGGCTGGCCGCGGAGTTCGCCGTCCTCCAGCCCGAGGTGGTGGTCTGCCTGGGTGCGGTGGCGGCCAAGGCGCTGATCTCGCCGTCGTTCCGGATCACCCGGGAGCGCGGGCAGCTGCTGCCGTGGACACCCCCGGGTGCCACCTGGCACGAGGACGACGAGGACGGCGCCCCCGCGCAGACCTGGGTGATCGCCACGACGCACCCCTCCGCCGTCCTCCGCACCCCCGAGGAGGAGCGCCCGGCCGCCTTCGACGCCATGGTCGCCGACCTCCGGGTGGTCGCCACCGCCCTGGCCTGA
- a CDS encoding citrate synthase 2 has product MSSDFVPGLEGVIAFETTIAEPDKDGGALRYRGVDIEDLVGKVTFGNVWGLLVDGKFGEGLPPAEPFPIPVHTGDVRVDVQAALAMLTPIWGYRPLLDITDEEARDELARAAVMALSYVAQSARGIGIPAVPQKRVDEASSIVERFMVRWRGEPDPRHVAAVDAYWTSAAEHGMNASTFTARVIASTGADVAASLSGAIGAMSGPLHGGAPSRVLHMLDEVEGTGDAEKYVKDLLDRKERLMGFGHRVYRAEDPRARVLRRAAQELGAPRFDAALALENAALKELRERRPDRPVETNVEFWAAIVLDFAEVPSHMFTSMFTCARTAGWCAHILEQKQTGRLVRPSARYIGPDPRKPEDVEGWDSISTKEIGEPA; this is encoded by the coding sequence ATGTCCAGCGACTTCGTACCCGGCCTCGAGGGCGTCATCGCCTTCGAGACCACCATCGCCGAGCCCGACAAGGACGGTGGCGCACTCCGGTACCGGGGCGTGGACATCGAGGACCTCGTCGGCAAGGTCACCTTCGGCAACGTCTGGGGCCTGCTGGTCGACGGCAAGTTCGGCGAGGGCCTCCCGCCCGCCGAGCCGTTCCCGATCCCGGTGCACACCGGCGACGTCCGGGTCGACGTCCAGGCCGCGCTGGCGATGCTGACCCCGATCTGGGGCTACCGCCCGCTGCTGGACATCACCGACGAGGAGGCCCGCGACGAGCTCGCCCGGGCCGCCGTCATGGCGCTGTCCTACGTGGCCCAGTCCGCCCGCGGCATCGGCATCCCGGCCGTCCCGCAGAAGCGCGTGGACGAGGCGTCCTCCATCGTCGAGCGCTTCATGGTCCGCTGGCGCGGCGAGCCCGACCCCCGCCACGTCGCCGCCGTCGACGCCTACTGGACCTCGGCCGCCGAGCACGGCATGAACGCCTCCACCTTCACCGCCCGGGTCATCGCCTCCACCGGTGCCGACGTCGCGGCCTCCCTCTCCGGCGCCATCGGCGCGATGAGCGGCCCGCTGCACGGTGGTGCCCCCTCCCGGGTGCTGCACATGCTCGACGAGGTCGAGGGCACCGGCGACGCGGAGAAGTACGTCAAGGACCTCCTCGACCGCAAGGAGCGGTTGATGGGCTTCGGCCACCGGGTCTACCGCGCCGAGGACCCCCGCGCCCGCGTGCTGCGCCGCGCTGCCCAGGAGCTCGGCGCCCCCCGCTTCGACGCCGCTCTCGCCCTGGAGAACGCCGCGCTGAAGGAGCTCCGCGAGCGCCGTCCCGACCGGCCGGTCGAGACCAACGTCGAGTTCTGGGCCGCAATCGTGCTGGACTTCGCCGAGGTGCCCAGCCACATGTTCACCTCGATGTTCACCTGCGCCCGCACCGCGGGCTGGTGTGCCCACATCCTCGAGCAGAAGCAGACCGGCCGGCTCGTGCGCCCGTCGGCCCGCTACATCGGGCCCGACCCGCGCAAGCCCGAGGACGTCGAGGGCTGGGACTCCATCTCGACCAAGGAGATCGGCGAGCCCGCCTGA
- a CDS encoding Fic family protein, with amino-acid sequence MRAELFQNSPSGSLVPISGTDPRFGPWQHVAFVPLPLERVTPPLSATTFNAVARARAALASLDSSAKRLPNPALLRRSSLSREAQSTSALEGTYAPLQEVLAADEDEDQSDEELREVLNYLRAAEHAFAWVGEGRPLTLGLLIELQARLVRGTTAETVSSGRVRDIQVVIGARRGARVQDARFIPRPPGPELEAQVRDWLDWVGADHGNEIDPVVAAAMGHYQFETLHPFNDGNGRIGRLFIVLQLLHEGVLTEPTLTVSPWFEARRADYFDRLLGVSSAGNWNDWVRFFADGLTASAVETAAQLEDLLSVQADLKDRVKAAGLRADTAISLVDFALARPIFTVRQVERRLGVTYARANGLVAQLVEAGVLAPHDEARYNRTFSAPDVLAVLLR; translated from the coding sequence GTGCGGGCCGAACTCTTTCAGAACAGTCCTTCAGGTTCACTCGTACCCATCAGCGGTACAGATCCGCGTTTCGGTCCATGGCAGCACGTGGCCTTCGTGCCGCTGCCGCTAGAGCGAGTCACACCCCCTTTGAGCGCGACGACGTTCAACGCGGTCGCCAGAGCGAGGGCGGCGCTCGCCTCTTTGGACAGTTCTGCGAAGCGGTTGCCGAACCCGGCGCTGCTCCGGCGGTCGTCTCTGTCCCGTGAGGCGCAGAGCACGTCTGCACTTGAGGGCACCTACGCCCCCCTCCAGGAGGTCCTCGCGGCTGATGAGGACGAGGACCAGTCGGACGAGGAACTCCGAGAAGTCCTCAACTACCTCCGGGCGGCTGAGCACGCCTTCGCGTGGGTCGGCGAGGGGCGCCCACTCACTTTGGGGCTGTTGATCGAGCTTCAGGCGCGGTTGGTCAGGGGGACGACAGCAGAGACGGTGAGCTCCGGCCGGGTGCGGGACATTCAGGTGGTCATCGGGGCCCGACGAGGTGCGAGAGTCCAGGATGCTCGGTTCATCCCCCGGCCGCCGGGGCCGGAACTCGAGGCCCAGGTCCGGGACTGGCTCGACTGGGTGGGCGCGGACCACGGAAACGAGATCGACCCGGTCGTTGCCGCAGCGATGGGCCACTACCAGTTCGAGACCCTCCACCCGTTCAACGACGGCAACGGGCGTATCGGTCGTCTCTTCATCGTCCTGCAGCTGCTCCACGAAGGTGTGTTGACCGAACCGACCCTCACGGTGTCCCCGTGGTTCGAGGCTCGCCGAGCGGACTACTTCGATCGGCTCCTGGGAGTGAGTTCGGCTGGCAACTGGAACGACTGGGTGCGGTTCTTCGCCGATGGCCTCACAGCCTCAGCGGTCGAGACAGCCGCGCAGCTGGAGGACCTGTTGTCGGTGCAGGCGGATCTGAAGGACCGGGTGAAGGCGGCGGGCCTACGCGCCGACACCGCGATCTCCCTTGTCGACTTCGCGCTGGCCCGGCCCATCTTCACAGTGCGGCAGGTAGAGCGTCGCCTGGGTGTCACCTACGCTCGAGCCAATGGTCTCGTCGCGCAGCTGGTCGAAGCCGGGGTGCTCGCCCCCCACGACGAGGCTCGGTACAACCGGACGTTCTCAGCGCCCGACGTGCTGGCGGTTCTTCTGCGCTGA
- a CDS encoding circularly permuted type 2 ATP-grasp protein codes for MTEATGVFARYPSTPADEAVGPDGTLAPGYVPVAPALEELGGVGLASAVDEMGRERRARGVVFGAFVDGEMREHPFPLDPVPRLVPAADWAHVAAGVEQRTRALNAFLTDVYRPVGRRRSDPEAQLPESVRAGVVPEWLVTRSPGFRPGAVGLAAPGQQRVTVAGLDLLHGPDGWVVLEDNLRVPSGIGYAIVNRDSSRAALPGLFAGVGGLAEPHGAVDVLRAALADAAPPACTGVPQIALLSDGPLNTAWFEHRLLAEAMGVPIATPDTLWSTPAGGVAVEVDGERVAVDVLYRRFDEDDLAAHLNAHGTPLDVLLGEAVRAGKLAIGNVPGNGVADDKATYCHVPAMIRFYLGEEPVLATVPTWVLADAGDYAAVRDRLHELVVKPVDGYGGRGVVFGPTCSAAELAQLEAEVALTPHRFVAQEPVDFSTVPTLVDGVVVPRHADLRVFAVAGSSTRVVPAPLTRVALEEGSLLVNSSRGGGSKDTWLLPA; via the coding sequence GTGACCGAGGCGACCGGGGTCTTCGCGCGGTACCCGAGCACACCGGCCGACGAGGCCGTGGGCCCCGACGGGACCCTGGCCCCGGGTTACGTCCCCGTGGCCCCGGCGCTGGAGGAGCTCGGCGGCGTGGGCCTGGCCTCCGCCGTGGACGAGATGGGCCGCGAGCGGCGGGCGCGCGGCGTGGTCTTCGGCGCCTTCGTGGACGGCGAGATGCGCGAGCACCCCTTCCCGCTGGACCCGGTCCCCCGTCTGGTGCCGGCCGCGGACTGGGCGCACGTGGCTGCCGGCGTCGAGCAGCGCACCCGCGCGCTCAACGCCTTCCTCACCGACGTCTACCGCCCGGTCGGCCGGCGCCGCTCGGACCCCGAGGCGCAGCTGCCGGAGTCCGTCCGCGCCGGGGTCGTCCCCGAGTGGCTCGTCACCCGCAGCCCCGGCTTCCGACCCGGCGCGGTCGGCCTGGCCGCCCCCGGGCAGCAGCGGGTGACCGTGGCCGGCCTGGACCTGCTGCACGGCCCCGACGGCTGGGTGGTGCTGGAGGACAACCTCCGGGTGCCCTCGGGCATCGGCTACGCCATCGTCAACCGGGACAGCAGCCGGGCCGCGCTGCCCGGGCTCTTCGCCGGGGTCGGCGGGCTCGCCGAACCGCACGGGGCCGTCGACGTCCTCAGGGCCGCCCTGGCCGACGCCGCGCCCCCCGCCTGCACCGGGGTCCCGCAGATCGCGCTGTTGAGCGACGGCCCGCTGAACACCGCGTGGTTCGAGCACCGGCTCCTCGCCGAGGCGATGGGCGTGCCGATCGCGACCCCGGACACGCTCTGGTCGACCCCCGCCGGCGGGGTCGCCGTGGAGGTGGACGGCGAGCGGGTCGCCGTCGACGTGCTCTACCGCCGTTTCGACGAGGACGACCTCGCCGCACACCTCAACGCCCACGGCACCCCGTTGGACGTGCTGCTCGGCGAGGCGGTGCGGGCCGGGAAGCTGGCCATCGGCAACGTGCCGGGCAACGGGGTGGCCGACGACAAGGCCACCTACTGCCACGTGCCGGCGATGATCCGGTTCTACCTGGGCGAGGAGCCGGTGCTGGCCACCGTGCCCACCTGGGTGCTCGCCGACGCGGGCGACTACGCCGCGGTGCGCGACCGGTTGCACGAGCTCGTGGTCAAGCCGGTCGACGGCTACGGCGGGCGGGGCGTCGTCTTCGGCCCGACCTGCTCGGCGGCCGAGCTGGCGCAGCTGGAGGCCGAGGTCGCCCTCACCCCGCACCGCTTCGTCGCCCAGGAGCCGGTCGACTTCTCCACCGTGCCCACGCTGGTCGACGGCGTCGTCGTCCCCCGGCACGCCGACCTGCGGGTCTTCGCCGTCGCCGGGTCCTCGACCCGGGTCGTCCCCGCGCCGCTGACCCGGGTGGCGCTGGAGGAGGGCTCGCTGCTGGTCAACTCCAGCCGCGGCGGCGGCAGCAAGGACACCTGGCTGCTACCGGCCTGA
- the pdxH gene encoding pyridoxamine 5'-phosphate oxidase, with amino-acid sequence MPDLTTMRRDYDDSVFSEASLAPTWHEQLERWFAEAVAAELVEPNAMVVATADADGAPDARIVLMKGLDADGIVFVSNHASAKGAQLAADDRVALVFPWHAQQRQVRVTGTAARLDDAASDALWDARPRGAQLAAAATPQSSVVASREALVDAFRELGEQTEGKLPRPASWGGYRVTPQAVEFWQGGHDRLHDRLRFSRDDAGTWAVTRLAP; translated from the coding sequence GTGCCCGACCTGACCACCATGCGCCGCGACTACGACGACTCCGTCTTCTCCGAGGCCTCGCTGGCGCCCACCTGGCACGAGCAGCTCGAGCGGTGGTTCGCCGAGGCCGTCGCCGCCGAGCTGGTGGAGCCCAACGCGATGGTCGTGGCCACCGCCGACGCCGACGGCGCCCCGGATGCCCGCATCGTGCTGATGAAGGGCCTGGACGCCGACGGGATCGTCTTCGTGAGCAACCACGCCTCGGCGAAGGGCGCCCAGCTGGCCGCCGACGACCGGGTCGCGCTGGTGTTCCCGTGGCACGCCCAGCAGCGGCAGGTGCGGGTCACCGGCACCGCCGCCCGGCTGGACGACGCCGCCTCCGACGCGCTGTGGGACGCCCGCCCCCGCGGTGCCCAGCTCGCGGCCGCCGCCACCCCGCAGTCCTCGGTCGTGGCCTCCCGCGAGGCCCTGGTGGACGCCTTCCGCGAGCTGGGGGAGCAGACCGAGGGCAAGCTGCCCCGCCCGGCGTCCTGGGGCGGCTACCGGGTGACGCCGCAGGCCGTCGAGTTCTGGCAGGGCGGGCACGACCGGCTGCACGACCGGCTGCGGTTCTCCCGGGACGACGCCGGCACCTGGGCCGTCACCCGACTCGCACCGTGA
- a CDS encoding phosphoserine transaminase → MAITIPTGLLPADGRFGCGPSKVRPEALAALASEGAGLMGTSHRQAPVKNLVGRVREGISQLFDLPEGYEVVLGNGGTTAFWDAAAIGLIRDRSAFGTYGEFSAKFASGVAEAPFLADPVITKAAPGSLALPTAVAGVDAYGWAHNETSTGVMAPVVRPEGADEDSLVLVDATSGAGGLPVDVAETDVYYFAPQKCFASDGGLWIALMSPRALARVAEIKASGRWIPGFLDLSIAVDNSSKDQTYNTPSVATLFLLADQLDWLNGLGGLSGAVARTSDSSGRLYEWAQASSFATPFVTEPAERSLVVATIDFDESVDAAAIAAALRAHGVVDTEPYRKLGRNQLRVGCFPAVDPDDVTALTACIDHVVGQL, encoded by the coding sequence ATGGCCATCACGATCCCGACCGGGCTGCTGCCCGCCGACGGCCGCTTCGGCTGCGGTCCGTCCAAGGTCCGTCCGGAGGCCCTGGCCGCGCTCGCGTCCGAGGGCGCCGGGCTGATGGGCACCTCGCACCGTCAGGCGCCGGTCAAGAACCTCGTCGGCCGGGTGCGCGAGGGGATCTCGCAGCTCTTCGACCTGCCCGAGGGGTACGAGGTCGTGCTCGGCAACGGCGGGACGACGGCCTTCTGGGACGCCGCGGCCATCGGTCTGATCCGCGACCGCTCGGCGTTCGGCACCTACGGCGAGTTCTCCGCCAAGTTCGCCTCCGGCGTGGCCGAGGCCCCGTTCCTGGCCGACCCGGTCATCACCAAGGCAGCACCGGGGTCGCTCGCGCTGCCCACCGCGGTGGCCGGCGTCGACGCCTACGGCTGGGCGCACAACGAGACCAGCACCGGCGTGATGGCCCCCGTCGTCCGCCCCGAGGGGGCCGACGAGGACTCCCTCGTGCTGGTGGACGCCACCTCCGGCGCCGGCGGGCTCCCGGTCGACGTCGCCGAGACCGACGTCTACTACTTCGCCCCGCAGAAGTGCTTCGCCTCCGACGGCGGTCTGTGGATCGCGCTGATGAGCCCGAGGGCGCTGGCCCGGGTCGCCGAGATCAAGGCCTCCGGCCGCTGGATCCCCGGCTTCCTGGACCTGTCTATCGCCGTCGACAACTCCAGCAAGGACCAGACCTACAACACCCCGTCGGTCGCCACCCTGTTCCTGCTGGCCGACCAGCTCGACTGGCTCAACGGCCTCGGCGGGCTGTCGGGCGCCGTGGCCCGCACCTCGGACTCCTCGGGTCGGCTCTACGAGTGGGCGCAGGCCTCCTCCTTCGCCACCCCGTTCGTGACCGAGCCGGCAGAGCGGTCCCTCGTCGTCGCCACGATCGACTTCGACGAGTCGGTGGACGCCGCCGCGATCGCCGCGGCGCTGCGCGCCCACGGCGTCGTGGACACCGAGCCCTACCGCAAGCTGGGCCGCAACCAGCTGCGGGTGGGCTGCTTCCCCGCCGTCGACCCCGACGACGTCACCGCGCTGACCGCCTGCATCGACCACGTCGTCGGCCAGCTCTGA
- a CDS encoding MFS transporter: protein MSSPIDGPAPEETPPRSRRRGFAIDTTPLRNPAYRRLFGGITVTMLGQQMTLVAVPFQVYAMTGSSLLVGVTSVVALVPLVVFGLLGGAIADAMDRRKLMLVTSIGAAVTSALLAVQAGLGMDSLAVLWVLTALVSAFSAVNQPTRSAAIPAIVGADLVPAANALAMTVRQVGVIAGPLLAGVLIGQGELFLTYVVDAVGFAVAVLLVRGLPPLPVAGAADRLRLGAAVRGVGEGFVFLRTQPVLLMTFVVDVIAMLFAWPQAVFPQLAATAYSGDANSLGWLYAGISIGSLVMGLTSGWVSRVDRQGAVVLGAIAVWGVAIVGFGLAGSLWVAVLCLAVAGAGDMVSAVLRSSMLQLAAPDDMRGRMQGVFIVVVAGGPRLGDLRAGAVASAFGVSIAMWTGGVVIVVAMAVVAVAVPSFWAFRASRVTLHP from the coding sequence GTGAGCTCGCCGATCGACGGGCCGGCACCGGAGGAGACGCCACCGCGGTCGAGGCGCCGCGGGTTCGCCATCGACACCACCCCGCTGCGCAACCCGGCCTACCGGCGGCTCTTCGGCGGCATCACCGTCACCATGCTCGGCCAGCAGATGACGCTGGTCGCCGTCCCGTTCCAGGTCTACGCGATGACCGGCTCGTCGCTGCTGGTCGGCGTCACCTCGGTGGTCGCCCTGGTGCCGCTGGTGGTGTTCGGCCTGCTGGGCGGGGCGATCGCCGACGCGATGGACCGCCGCAAGCTGATGCTGGTCACCTCGATCGGTGCCGCGGTCACCAGTGCCCTGCTGGCGGTGCAGGCGGGCCTCGGGATGGACTCCCTGGCCGTGCTGTGGGTGCTCACGGCGCTGGTCTCGGCGTTCTCCGCGGTCAACCAGCCCACCCGCAGCGCCGCCATCCCGGCGATCGTCGGGGCCGACCTGGTGCCCGCGGCGAACGCGCTGGCCATGACCGTGCGCCAGGTCGGGGTCATCGCCGGGCCGCTGCTGGCCGGGGTGCTCATCGGCCAGGGCGAGCTGTTCCTGACCTACGTGGTCGACGCCGTCGGCTTCGCCGTCGCGGTCCTGCTGGTGCGCGGGCTGCCGCCGCTGCCCGTCGCCGGTGCGGCCGACCGGCTCCGGCTGGGGGCCGCGGTGCGCGGGGTGGGGGAGGGCTTCGTCTTCCTGCGCACCCAGCCCGTGCTCCTGATGACCTTCGTCGTCGACGTCATCGCGATGCTCTTCGCCTGGCCGCAGGCGGTCTTCCCGCAGCTGGCCGCCACCGCCTACAGCGGTGACGCCAACAGCCTGGGCTGGCTGTACGCGGGCATCTCGATCGGCTCGCTGGTGATGGGGCTGACCTCGGGCTGGGTCAGCCGGGTCGACCGGCAGGGCGCCGTCGTCCTCGGCGCGATCGCGGTGTGGGGTGTGGCGATCGTCGGGTTCGGCCTCGCCGGGTCGCTGTGGGTCGCCGTCCTCTGCCTGGCCGTGGCCGGTGCCGGTGACATGGTCAGCGCGGTGCTCCGCTCCTCGATGCTGCAGCTGGCCGCCCCGGACGACATGCGCGGCCGGATGCAGGGCGTGTTCATCGTCGTCGTCGCCGGGGGCCCGCGGCTGGGCGACCTGCGCGCCGGGGCCGTCGCCAGCGCGTTCGGGGTCTCGATCGCGATGTGGACCGGTGGGGTGGTCATCGTCGTCGCGATGGCGGTCGTCGCGGTCGCCGTCCCGTCCTTCTGGGCCTTCCGGGCCTCGCGGGTCACGCTTCACCCGTGA
- a CDS encoding NTP transferase domain-containing protein codes for MALPKILVLVLAGGAGNRLELLTENRAKPAVPFAGAYRLIDFPLSNCQHSKIADVWVSVQFHPASLSDHLANGRPWDLDRTYGGLMTLPPFRGTDRGGWNTGTADSLWRQADLIRGFDADALVVVSSDAVYKLDYREVAEAHLDSSAEVTMVTTEVAADDASRYGIVSTDGEKVTDYAYKPDDPATTTATNEVFVFTPGATLDRLEALADEAGEDGLEDLGSHLLPAQSRDGLARAHRLEGYWRDVGTVDAYWQAHQDFLDDEPPLDLDDARWPVHSRGGRMSAARLMTGASAERSLVSGGTHVAGRVSGSVLSPGVVVEAGAEVTDSVLLPGAVVRAGARVHRAVLDDGVTVGERATVGGDGDVTLVGRRAQVEPGSTLAAGARFPETD; via the coding sequence ATGGCCCTCCCCAAGATCCTCGTGCTCGTCCTGGCCGGTGGTGCCGGCAACCGGCTGGAGCTGCTGACCGAGAACCGGGCCAAGCCGGCCGTGCCGTTCGCCGGTGCCTACCGGTTGATCGACTTCCCGCTGTCCAACTGCCAGCACTCGAAGATCGCCGACGTGTGGGTGTCGGTGCAGTTCCACCCGGCGTCGCTGTCGGACCACCTGGCTAACGGCCGGCCCTGGGACCTCGACCGCACCTACGGCGGGCTGATGACCCTCCCGCCCTTCCGCGGCACCGACCGGGGCGGCTGGAACACCGGGACCGCCGACTCGCTGTGGCGCCAGGCCGACCTGATCCGCGGCTTCGACGCCGACGCCCTCGTCGTGGTCAGCTCCGACGCGGTCTACAAGCTGGACTACCGGGAGGTCGCCGAGGCCCACCTGGACTCCTCCGCCGAGGTCACCATGGTCACCACCGAGGTCGCCGCGGACGACGCCTCCCGCTACGGCATCGTGTCGACCGACGGCGAGAAGGTCACCGACTACGCCTACAAGCCCGACGACCCGGCGACGACGACGGCGACCAACGAGGTGTTCGTCTTCACCCCCGGCGCTACGCTGGACCGCCTCGAGGCCCTCGCCGACGAGGCCGGGGAGGACGGGCTGGAGGACCTGGGCAGCCACCTGCTCCCCGCCCAGTCCCGGGACGGACTGGCCCGCGCGCACCGGCTCGAGGGGTACTGGCGCGACGTGGGCACCGTGGACGCCTACTGGCAGGCCCACCAGGACTTCCTGGACGACGAGCCGCCGCTGGACCTGGACGACGCCCGCTGGCCGGTGCACTCCCGCGGCGGCCGGATGTCGGCGGCCCGGCTGATGACCGGCGCCTCGGCCGAGCGCAGCCTGGTCTCCGGCGGCACCCACGTCGCCGGTCGGGTCTCGGGCTCGGTGCTCAGCCCGGGCGTCGTCGTGGAGGCCGGCGCCGAGGTCACCGACTCGGTGCTCCTGCCCGGCGCGGTCGTGCGGGCCGGCGCCCGGGTGCACCGCGCCGTGCTGGACGACGGCGTGACGGTGGGCGAACGCGCCACGGTCGGTGGGGACGGCGACGTCACCCTGGTGGGCCGCCGGGCGCAGGTCGAGCCCGGTTCCACCCTGGCCGCCGGCGCCCGGTTCCCGGAGACCGACTGA
- a CDS encoding S9 family peptidase, translating into MTRTIEDSHGLGTDVRLAVTEIAAAAGAWCPALAPTGDRVAYVSDRSGRPRLEVATLDQQTPPAVVSGPDQEVVSVAWSPDGEWLAFLISPGGSICAQLWVAHADGSEPRLVAGEDLRCTVFAGGWTARPGHYACTIADGPGADVVLVDVVSGAHRTLATGGFLAVTAVAPDEGRLLARRGPRGHRHVVLVDVPTGQQTRVVPTGSPGWQQSEDGRFGPDGRSVYLRAALPGPPGEDRTGLLVVPLSADGAPGVAEVLVSRPDADLDGYAVRADGSVLCLWNVGGVSELELRRVDDGALVRAVELPLPVMPGWSLAADGGSLVAELTGPGAPRGLWVVDLADGTSRPLPSAPRLPNPDLLVTPVRHPYRAADGLALEGWLYTPPDVHGPNRTVVVFHGGPEGQERPSWSPVAQALVAAGLTVFAPNVRGSGGRGAAFMAADDVDAREASFADVPATVEHLVQAGIATPGRVGAHGWSYGGYLTLVALTRWPDLFAAGVSLAGMSDLRSFFAGTEPWMAAASTTEYGDPVTDREMLATISPMTALEALRSPVLLAHGDRDTNVPVAESVQAHQALTALGAPTELLLLPGEGHTVVGRENLVELTERTTAWFDRWL; encoded by the coding sequence ATGACCCGCACCATCGAGGACTCCCACGGCCTCGGCACCGACGTCCGGCTCGCCGTCACCGAGATCGCCGCGGCCGCCGGGGCCTGGTGCCCCGCGCTGGCCCCGACCGGCGACCGGGTCGCCTACGTCAGCGACCGCTCCGGCCGACCGCGGCTGGAGGTGGCGACGCTGGACCAGCAGACCCCGCCGGCGGTGGTCTCCGGCCCCGACCAGGAGGTCGTGTCGGTCGCCTGGTCGCCCGACGGCGAGTGGCTGGCCTTCCTGATCAGCCCCGGCGGCTCCATCTGCGCCCAGCTCTGGGTCGCCCACGCCGACGGCTCCGAGCCCCGGCTGGTCGCCGGGGAGGACCTCCGCTGCACCGTCTTCGCCGGGGGCTGGACCGCCCGGCCGGGCCACTACGCGTGCACGATCGCCGACGGCCCCGGTGCCGACGTCGTCCTGGTCGACGTGGTCAGCGGGGCGCACCGCACGTTGGCCACCGGCGGCTTCCTGGCCGTCACGGCGGTCGCTCCCGACGAGGGCCGGCTGCTGGCCCGCCGCGGTCCGCGCGGGCACCGGCACGTCGTGCTCGTCGACGTCCCCACCGGGCAGCAGACCCGGGTCGTGCCGACCGGCTCGCCGGGGTGGCAGCAGAGCGAGGACGGCCGGTTCGGTCCCGACGGCCGCTCGGTCTACCTGCGGGCGGCGCTGCCCGGGCCGCCGGGGGAGGACCGCACCGGGCTGCTCGTCGTCCCCCTGTCCGCGGACGGCGCACCCGGCGTGGCCGAGGTGCTGGTCAGCCGGCCGGACGCCGACCTGGACGGCTACGCCGTGCGCGCCGACGGGTCGGTGTTGTGCTTGTGGAACGTCGGCGGGGTGAGCGAGCTGGAGCTCCGCCGGGTCGACGACGGCGCCCTGGTGCGGGCGGTCGAGCTCCCGCTGCCGGTGATGCCCGGCTGGTCGCTGGCCGCCGACGGCGGGTCGCTGGTCGCCGAGCTCACCGGCCCGGGTGCCCCTCGCGGGCTGTGGGTCGTGGACCTGGCCGACGGCACCTCGCGTCCGCTGCCCAGCGCCCCGCGACTGCCGAACCCCGACCTGCTGGTCACCCCCGTCCGGCACCCCTACCGGGCCGCCGACGGGCTGGCACTGGAGGGCTGGCTCTACACCCCGCCCGACGTGCACGGCCCCAACCGCACGGTGGTCGTCTTCCACGGCGGGCCCGAGGGTCAGGAGCGGCCCTCGTGGTCGCCGGTGGCCCAGGCGCTGGTGGCGGCCGGGCTGACCGTCTTCGCGCCCAACGTGCGCGGCTCGGGCGGACGGGGAGCGGCGTTCATGGCCGCCGACGACGTCGACGCCCGCGAGGCCTCCTTCGCCGACGTGCCCGCGACAGTCGAGCACCTGGTGCAGGCCGGCATCGCGACCCCGGGCCGGGTGGGGGCGCACGGCTGGTCCTACGGCGGGTACCTGACGCTGGTCGCGCTGACCCGCTGGCCCGACCTCTTCGCCGCCGGGGTCTCGCTGGCCGGGATGAGCGACCTGCGCAGCTTCTTCGCCGGCACCGAGCCGTGGATGGCCGCGGCGTCGACCACCGAGTACGGCGATCCCGTCACCGACCGTGAGATGCTTGCCACGATCAGTCCGATGACGGCACTGGAGGCCTTGCGGTCACCGGTCCTGCTGGCGCACGGTGACCGGGACACGAACGTCCCCGTCGCGGAGTCGGTCCAGGCCCACCAGGCGCTGACCGCCCTCGGCGCCCCCACCGAGCTCCTGCTCCTGCCCGGCGAGGGCCACACCGTGGTGGGCCGGGAGAACCTCGTCGAACTGACCGAACGGACCACCGCGTGGTTCGACCGCTGGCTGTGA